The following nucleotide sequence is from Bacteroidota bacterium.
GGGCTTTAGTACCGATCCCTGGGATTCCTATTCATGGTTTGCATCACTCGAACAGAAACTTTCCAAACCGATACGTTATTTCTTCCTGATGCATGGCGAAAAACCCTTTGATCCGAAAGTTTGCAGGAAAGGAAAAGCATTCCGCAAATTGGTTTCGGGAATTAATGACCACAATAAAGCAGGGCTGCATCCTTCTTATGTTTCGCACAAAAACTACCGGCTATTAAGCAAAGAGTATTACAATCTCTCTTTTCTGATGCATAATAAGCCCCGCCACAGTCGTCAGCACTTTTTAAAATTTAAGCTTCCGGCGAGTTATGAGCATCTTATAAAGCTAGGCATACTCGAAGAACACTCCATGGGCTATGCCAGCCAACCCGGTTTCAGAGCAGGAATAAGCAGGCCTTTTTATTGGTACAACCTGCCCGCCGAAAAGGAAAGCCATTTGCTTGTGGTTCCTTTTGTTGCCATGGACCGTACATTAAAGGATTACTTGGGCTTGTCTCCTGATGAAGCCTTTGAAAGCTTGTTATCGCTGTCCGGGAAAATAAAATCCATTGGCGGACAGTTTACCCTTCTCTGGCACAACGACAGTGCCTCCGGAGAGGGCGAGTGGGAAGGATGGAAGGAAGTGTTGGAAGGAATTATTGGACAAGCAGCTTAGTAATGTACTAACTAATGCAAAGATTCAAATGACAAATCTGAGTAATAATTAGTAAATTTGCGCTAATGCGCAATTTGGGTTAAACATATAAAAGTATGACTGATATTCAACTATATACAAAATTATCAGGGTTACCTTCAGATTTAAAATCTGAGGTTGCTGATTTTATCGATTTTTTAAACTTTAAGTCAAAAAAAGGTGACAGCAAAAATGCAATTAGAATATCGGGTAAGGCAAAAGGTCTTATAGCCATAAAAGATAATTTTGATGATCCAATTGAAGGATTTAGTGATTATTTAAAATGAACTTACTGATAGATACGCATGCATTGATTTGGTTCATTACCGACAATGCTAAATTACCTCATAAAACCAAGCAGATAATTGAAAACAAGGATATCATCTTTTATGTTAGCATTTAGAATTATCCTATAATTTGGGAAAAATAGCCATTAAACCACACAGCAATTCTCCTTTTATCCTCTCTAACTTTTTACTTTTTTTAAATCATGTTCATTTACTTCTTGTAAGAGTTGTAACTTTCGCTAATTGGCGAACAATCAATTGAAAACACAAACAAATGGTACGCTATTTAAAGCATCATGAAATTGACAAGGCCAAATGGGATACCTGCATCGAAAAGGCACCCAATGGACTGATTTATGCCTTGAGCTGGTACCTCGATATTGTATCGCCATATTGGGAGGGTTTGGTAAAAGGCGATTACGAAACAGTGATGCCTTTGCCGGTAAAAAGAAAACTAGGAATTAAATACATTGCACAGCCTATTTTTACTCAGCAACTAGGAATTTTTAGCAATTCAGATGATTTTTTCACACTTGAAGAAATCATTTATGTGTTGAAATCAAATTATTTTTTTGGTTTCCTGCAATTCAACGCTTTCTTTCAAAATTATTCTCAGAATAAAATAAAAGTTAGAGAGAATTTAATTCTTAAACTCAACAAACCATATTCCGAAATTTTTTCAGGTTTTAAACCGAATCATAAGCGAAATATTAAAAAAGCCCAAAAGTACAATTTGCAAATTGAACACGATATATCAATTCAGGTTCTAAAAGAATTTTATAGAAAAGTCGCATGGCCAGAAAAGTATAATCTGAAGGAAAAACATTATCAACTGCTACTAAGGTTGATTAATGGTGCATTAATTAATAGATCATGCGAAATAGTAGGTGCTTTTCATAAGGGGCAACTTCAAAGTATTGTTATCGGTTTATTGTTTAATAAACGGCTGACTTATCTTTTCCCAATAACAAGTGATCAAGGATATGATCTGGGCGTTCAGTTTTTTTTAGTCGATGAGCTTATTAAAATATATTCGGGTAAAGGAATTTGCATCGACTTTGAAGGTTCTTCAATAGAAGGTGTTGCCAGGTTTTATAAGGGGTTTGGGGCGGAGACTGAAAACTATTTTCAATTAAGGTTCAATAAAAATATTTTAGGAGAACTTATCTTACGAGCTATAAACTATTTTTCTTGATTGAATAGAATTGCGATTAATTTCTTCACATCTTTTTTTAAAAGTGCTAAAAAAACTACGCTGATAATAGTCAGTTGAATAGCAACATTCAGAACTACATGAATAGGAGCCAACCATTTATTTATCAGAATGTGAACTGATATTGATAACAGGCATGAAATAAGAAGTTTATAACATATAATTTTAAAGGGTTTATCAAAAACCGTAAGATTTGATTTTCGATACAGTAAAAAAGCTAGAATTAGGTATGCTAAAAAGGTTGTAGTTGCAGCCATTTTATAACCAAAGAGCCAGATGAGTAATAAATTTAGGAAAATATTAACCGTGGCAGCAAAAAGAGATGTAAACATTAAGGTTTTTAAATCGTTTTTAAATTTAATTTTTAAAACTGCAAAATAATTTAATCCAAGAATAAAGGAGCTTAAAAATATGAATGGCAATATTTGCCATGCTTCGCGAAAGCTATCTCCAAGCAAAAGAAAAACTATTTCTTTTGAGAAAATAGATAAGATAACTGTAACTGGAAGAAATATTATGAATGAAAGCCTGAAAAAACCACTCAATATTTCATCTGAAGAGTTAGGTCTTTTATCTAGAATTTCGGTAATAAATGGATTTATTGCTGAATTAAAAACCAAAAATATCGCTGCAATGGTAACCTGTCCTATATTATAGGTTTGATTATAAATTCCGATTTTATCATAAGGTTCGAATAACAAAATAATAAAACGGTCACTTGAAATCAATAGAAACAAGCCTAGATTATAAAATAAATTGGCTGCTCCATATTTGAGAAATCTTTTGCTATGCTTAATAGTATCTAAATTGATTACCAGGTTTTTGAGAGGAGTATTATAAAGTATTAGGGGTATTATGAAGAGTATATTTATAATTGATGGAGCAATAAAAAAAGCGTCAATTGTATAGGTGAATCTGAAAGTGAGTAACAACAATAATCCAAAAGACAAAATAGCCCTTAGACTGTTTACAATGTTATATAATCCAGCTTTTTTTTCGAGTCTTGCTGGCACAAACAGAGTCATAAAGAACTCATTGCTTATAGCATAAAAGAAACCTAATATTATTAGCCTTTTTAGAAATATATCCTTCACAAACAATAACCAAATGGTAGATGCACCCAGAATAATTATAGCTGAAATCAGAAATAAAAGAAAGAGGGTGGAATAATAAATATTTGAAATATTAGCTTTCTTGTATTTAAGAAAATATCTCCATGCATTATTGGTGATTCCTTGGAATGATATTGCGGAAATGTATGTAAAGCTTATATATATTAAAGAATAACTACTATATTCTTCTGGCGAAAATATTCGAGTGTAAATAGGAGATCGGACAAAAAGCGTTAACATTGGTAATGCCGTTCCGATCAGATACCAGATTAAATCAGTTGATATTTTTTTGTTTTGATTTAGCAATTTCGTTGATTAAATCAATAATAATTCAACCATTAAAAGGAATCTTAAAGAAGAAGTGTTGAATAAATGTGATACATTTTTTTTTCTGATATCTTCCAATTATAATGATTAATAGCAGCTTTATAAGCATTTTCTGATAATTCTGAATAGAGTTTTTTATCATTCAACAATTTAATTATTGCCGAAGATATATCCGAAGGGCTTTCAGGATTTACTATTATACCAGAATTGGAAGGGTCAACAAACTTTCTTATCGGAGGAAGATTACTGCCGATAACTGGCAATCCGCAAGCCATATATTCAAATTGTTTAATTGGAATATTTTTGAAATACTTAGGAATAGGAAGTAGGGTTACCATTCCAATGCGGCAACTTCTAATATATTCTGAAACTTTTTTATGATCAATTGCATCATGTAGAATTATATTTGATTCAAGTGATAGCTTCGAAATTTTATCCCTGATTATTTTGTCAAATATTTTATCGTGTATAGTACCTAGTATAAGTAAACTGATATCTTTCTTTAAACTCCTAGTCAATGATATTGCCTCAATCAATTCCAAAATTCCTCTTTGTTTGCTAATACTTCCAACATAGCATATGTCCCATTTTTTTTCTGGCTGGTCAGTAATAATTTCATCAATCTCAGCGAAATTATATATTAAATCAGTATTAGTATTATTTCGTAACCTATTGAATTTGTTAAATGTGGCATCATCAAAGGCTATTACATAATCGTATAGTGTCGATTTCTTAATTTCCCACTTTTCAATCAAAGTTGCATAGAAAAATCTTAAGATTTTGGCTAATCCTTTTCTTTGTGTATAATCCCGAATCATATCGGGATAATCCTCATGAATACAATAAATTAGCTTAGGTTTTTGGGGTAATTTTTTTATTTTTCTTATTATCGCATTAATCTTTAAATCATGTACTGTATATACCTGAGCATTAGTTTGCTTTATCTTTTTCAGCATTGTGTTGTAAGGCTTCTTGAAAAGGATAGTTTTAATTATTCTGTCGAAGAGAAAAATTTTGCTGTACTTCAACCTGGGTATCGATATAATTCTTATCCCTTCGTTTGAAATATAATCTTCTTCCTTGTCTGAAAACCCTATATGAATCAGGTTGAATCCGTATTTCTTTAACGAAACGGCCTCTTTCCAATAAATTCTGTCGTCAAACAAACCATGCATATCTGAAAGCATGCAAATTGTTTTCTCATTCGCTTTCATTTGCAGGTGCATACCTTATTGCAGATCTTCGTTTAATTTGTTTTTTCCACCCACTTCCACCACCTTCCCCTCTTCGCATTTAAGGGTTCTGGCCGGATACTTTTCGAAAAGGTTGTAGTTGTGGGTTGCCATCACTACGGCCCTGCCGGTATGTTGTATGGCAAAGAGTATCTGCATAATCTGGTCGGAGGTTTCGGGGTCGAGATTGCCGGTGGGCTCGTCGGCCAGTATCACTTCTGGGTCGTTGAGCAGGGCACGGGCAATCACCACCCTTTGTTGTTCACCGCCAGAGAGCTGGTGGGGCATTTTGTATCCTTTGTGCTGCAGGCCTACCTTATCAAGCACTTCTTCGATGCGCTTGTCAATCTCTTTTTTGTTTTTCCAGCCCGTGGCACCCAGCACAAACTTCAGGTTTTCGTGCACATTGCGGTCAATCAGCAACTGAAAATCCTGAAACACAATGCCCAGGTTCCGGCGTAGCTTTGGCACCTGGTTGTTTTTAAGCTTATGCAGATGATAACCTGCCACAAAGGCCTCGCCCTGCTTCAGGGGTATTTCGGCATTGATGGTTTTTATCAGGCTGGTTTTTCCACTTCCTACCTTGCCAATTAAATACACAAACTCGTTCTTTTTTACCTGAAAATTAACGTTGGTAAGCACCAGGTGATCTTCCTGGAAAATATTGGCTCCCTCGAAGCTGATAATGTGGTCGATTGACATGTTTCTTGTGTATTGTGTGTAGCTATTTTACAATTTTCCTTTATATAAGTCGTCAATTGGAAAAACCAATTCATAACTACCTATGAATAAACTATTGTCTCGGTAATTTTATATTTTGCCAGATGCCTGTAGATCTTTATGCTATTTCTAGTCCCGTCCTTTTTACTAAATCAATCAATGGAGAATCCTCATCGTTAATAAATCTTCTTTTTCCAACAAGATAAGGTTCAATTTTTGAATTTACTCTTCTCGTTAAACTCCAAATTTTTCCAGTCTGATAATCATCTTCGTTTTCAGTCAAAATCATAACATCAATGTCACTATCATCGGTGGCTGTATTTGATAAATAGCTACCAAACAAATACGCTTTATCGATGGTTATTCCTTCTGAACGCAAAACAAAAATATATTTTTTCAATATCTCTACAATCTCTCTTTTAACCATTTTAATAAGGTTTTTGTCTTTTCGAAATATTCATTTACTTTTAAAATATCTGGCAGTTCAGGGTTATAATCAGGATATCGTCCTTGTAACTGATACTTCATTAAAATCCCCAAAAATATTTCAGTTTCATTATCAAATTCCAAATTGGTTTTTTCTAAAAGGAAAAACAAGTTGTGCGACCTCGGGGCAAGCTCACCAGAAGTCTTAACAACATGAGCTTTAATAGCCTTCTCAATCACTAAATGAAAAAAATCAATCCATGCAAAATTCGTTTTTCTCGTATTAGCAATTCAGCAGTCAATAAATCATCATCAGCCCCCTTAGTCCAATAAACAATTTGTTTTTTTATATCAATCATTTTTTGTCCTTCAAAAACTCAAAGTTATTAAAAACAATCATTGATCAGATTCATTTTCATAATGTTTATATAATTACACTATGTTTAATAAAACTACAGTTAACCTCTTGATATATAGCACCTACAGGAAGATATAAAAGGGTAAATTGTGTTCGGACTGTATAGCGTTGCTTACCTTAATTAATTACCCTTTCAAAATTTGCATAGAGCAGTTTTAGTTGTTGCAGCTTGTAAAAGTAAAAAAACAAATGATAAACCAGCAGGTTGGGTGCATGATTACAAAGAGAAGAATCTTAACCGTTTATGTTTATTTAGACTTATTACAAATTACCCCCCCCCCATGCATATTTTTTAAAAATGTCTGCATATATTTACCCTGAGTGAATGCCGTTTTTAAAACCAATGGATTAACCAGAGAGAGTATGCGGGGTGGTTTAATTTCGCTTTCTTGATGGTTTAGGATTGATGTTTTAATAAACGGTTTTTTTATGCGCTACAGTAAAAGGTCTACGTTAGAAGCAAGAAGAATTATCAGGCAGGGTAATGCCAAACCTTTATTTTGGAGTATAACAGAACATGGTTGGATAGAAGTTAGGTGGAGTAGTATCACAAATAATATGGCTAATTATTTATCAACGGCAGATGCCGAATAAGCATATTGAGTAAACACAATTAAACCCTAAATACAATACTTATGAAAAAACTAGTACTTACAAAATGGATTGCCATAATTGGCTTAGTATTTCTTGCAGGAAAACAGTTAAATGCACAATGGATTTATAATACAGCACCTATTGTATATACAACACATTTTGGACCGGGCACACGCGTGGGAATTGGCACTTCTAGTCCAAACTCAAACACAACACTCGATGTACGTGGAATGGTTGGCGTTGGTAGACAGGGTTTAGGTGGAACTTATAATTCTACTGAGGTACAGGGTATCTGGTCCATTTCACCAACTTATTTGATTAGTACTACTTCTAACAATTTTGGAACCTTATATGGTATGGGGTATGCACACACCAACGCTGGTAGTGGAGCTAAAAAGCCAATTGCAAATTTTGGGCATCAGATTGTTTTTACCAGTAATGGTAACGTAAATGCTGCTATATCATTAGATAATGGACATGCTTATTTTAAAGGGAATGTAGGAATTGGCACAACAACTTTTGATTCGCAAAACAGATATAAATTGGAAGTAAATGGAAGTGCATTATTTTATACTGGTGCATATGTTAAGGGCAGCAACACTGAAGGTACAATGATAAGTGCAGTAAATAATGCACCGAATGTTCCGGCTGATCAAGATTTGTTTTGGGGGTGTTATGGTTGGGATGTACCACAGGCCAATAATCCTGGTCTTTTAGCACTTACGTCTGGTTCCAATTATAGGTTCATTGTAAAAAACAATGGTCAAGTGGGAATTAATTGTAATCCGGGAAATTCAACATATATGTTAACTGTAAATGGTAAAATACAGTGCGAAGAATTAAATGTTGTAACGGATGTACCTAATGCCGATTACGTTTTTGAAGAAGACTATAATTTACTTTCTCTTGAAAAAGTTGAAAGTTTTATTACAGAAAACAAACACCTGCCCGATGTGCCTAGTGCTGCAGAATTTAAAGAAAATGGCTATAGTGTTGGTACCATGGACGAAATCTTATTAAGGAAAGTGGAGGAGCTAACCCTTTACATTATAGAAATTAAAAAGGAGAACGAAAAACAGCAGTTGCTGATTGAAGAGTTGAGGAGTAAATAGAAAGGGAGTGGTTTACGTAGAAATAAAAAAAACTTATATGAAAAAATATGTCTTATTAATTATTCTTTGCGCTTCATTTTCCTATAATCAAGCTCAAAATATACGAAGTGTAACTCTAAAAGACGAAAACTTAGGAGGAATAAAAAAAATATTACCTATAGAAAATACTAAAGACAATATTATTGTTTTCGAGAAAATAACCAGTAAAACAAGCATTAAACAAGGAAGATTTGAAGGCATGGAAAAAGAAAGCATAATTCAAACTTTAATGTTGCCAAACGGTAATAAAATCTCACTTAAACAAAATGAAAAATTATTATCCTATTCTAATAGTAAAATAATAACTGAGGGTTACGATTTTGAAACCTTCGAAAAAAAGGTGACTTTTTATAAACTAAATGGGTCAAATCTTATTGAAGAAGCCAATTTTAAAATAAATCTGAGTGATTATAATATTCCAGTTCATGAGAACGAAAAGATTATATCATTTGAAAATTCTGATGGAACATTGTATTCAATATCTATTTACGATAAAGATTATAAAAGAAAAGTAATTGTCGATTTTGGTGAGCAGGGTATGACGAATTATGCTTTCAATTATAACAATCAAACTTTATGTTATGCAACACAATCTAATGGTAGTAAAACAATTACAATTACAAGTTATTCAATAATTAGTGAAACAAAAAAATATGTTAAAGAATATTATGTTGATGATTATGTACTATCCTCAATTAAATATGATAATGAATATATATTGGTCTACCTCTCTTCACAAATTAATGGCACTAGTCGATTAATATGTTATAAACAAGGAACACTATTATGGGAGAAAGATTTACCAAATAGAACAATAGACAATGTCGTACTTATAAATTCAAAGTATAACCAGGTTGTGGCTAATACTTTTAATGCACTTTTAGTAATTGATTTGCTTACAGGTAAATATATTGAACAAATCAATAATTTGGAATTAGTACCTAATAATCTGAAGGAAAGTTGGCAAAAATATAAAGTTGTGCCAAATATATCATTGATTAATGACAATGAGAGATTTTCTATAACCTATGAGGTTTCTGAGGATTCAGAAAAGGAATCACACATCGGTTCCTTAAGAATTTATAACTCAACAGATATAAAGGGTAACCCAATCTATTCGAATGACAATTGTGGTACGAATTCAAAATCTGTCATTGTTAAAGGAAATCTATTTTTAATAAATGATCTAACAATTAGTACATATGAATAAGCTATTAATAATTGTCTTTCTATATTCATTCTCACTTATAAATGCTCAAAGCTATGTTTGGCCTTTTGAGAGTGAAAATACACAAGCTCAAGTAGTCGGCACAATTGGTGAATATCGATATTCTTCATCTTCTGGAGCACATCGATATCATCGAGGAATTGATTTAACAAATGGGAATGATTTAAATGTTTATAGCATAAATACTGGTAATGTTAGTTTTGTAAATGGGGATGATGTTTGGGATGCTTGGACTTCATATGTATTAATAGGCGATTTAAAGTATATCCACACTAAACCAATTGATGGTATTAGACTTGGTATTATAACTCAAGTTAATTCAATAAATGAGCATATATCTGAAATGCTAACTGAAGGAATTGAGGAACATCTGCATCTTGAGGATAATTCAATAAATTTTCTAAATCAACATTTAACTCCTTATATCGATACTCAAGTACCAATAATTGAATATGCTGCCTTACCATATGGTTTTGCCATCTATCAAAACGGTATTATAAAAACGTCAACTGATTATGCTATAAAGGAATTTAATATTCGAAAAACAATCAATAGTGTTCTTTACTTAACGGTATATAATAAAATTGATATTGCTGCTCACATTAAAGATTACAGAGTTCTAAGTAATGGTGGCGGTACAACTGGACAAACTGCACCTTATAAAATGAAATATGAATTAAAACAAAATGGTGTTTTACTAACCGAGCAATCAATAACATTTAATCAAATACCCAACAATTCTACAGCTATTTATGCATTTCATCCACAATCTGTTAGTCCAGGAAGTCCATCGATACATATGTTAACATGTAGTCCATTTACAACACCTAACGATAGGTATTTGAATACAAATTTAAAAACAGGAACTACAGAAACCTGGCCTGCAAATGCAACACTCGATGCATTAAACATTACAGAGGCTGCCTATAAAGATGGGCTTTACGTTTTAGGGATAACAGGATATGATGTTGATTTTAATGATAGTCCCAATAATAGTATTTTTTTACCATGCAATCTATTAATAGACAATTATCTCCCCTATATCGAAAAAATAGTTGTTAAAAAGAATGATATCAATGGTGCTATAGTTTATGAGGGTCAGTGGACATGGAATGTGTCAGCGCTCATATTATCCACTTCTACACCAAATAGCATAGTAGAAGGTGAAGCTCTTTGGATAAAGATTTACACCAGTGAGCCAATGGCAAATGTTGAATTAAATGCATTTGGTATTACAACTAACAATGCTACTCCAGTAGCAAATACAAATAATAAAGAATGGACCTTTGGCATTGCTTCAAATTCTGTAACTACAGGCAGTAAAACTATTGCAATTACAAGCAATAGCAAAGATTTAGCTGGTAATGGACTTTGGGGGTTTGCTGCAGGAACTACAAGTGTTGCAGGTACTCAAATACCTAAGCATCAAAGTAATGGATCTTGGAGTCCTACTGCTACAACAAATAATGATAATGTTCATCAAATTATTGTTCAATCTGCTCAAACCGTTATGCCTTCAAATGTTCAGGCAACAACAACACTACCTGATAAAATTACAGTAACCTGGAATAGTGTTTCGGGTGCGACCCATTACAAAGTATTCAGAAATTCAGTTAATAATTCCGGCTCTGCAACTGATTTATCCGGTTGGATAACAACTACAACCTACAATGATTTATCTGCTACTGCAGGAAGTACATATTATTATTGGGTAAAAGCAGCAAAGTCTTCAAGTGGTAGTATGGAAAGTCCCTTTAGTGCATCAGCGACTGGTTTAGTATTTTCGCCATGCGGAGTTTCATTTACTTCTAATCAGGTTGGTTATAATAGTGGTTCGTATCAGGTTGAATTTGAATCAAGTGCAGTTGGAGATATTGTAAGCTGGCGATGGAGTTTTGGAGATGGAAACACCATTATTGAAACAGATCCAATCACTACGCACTATTACAATAATACAGGGAACTATACAGTAACATTAAATGCAATTAACAATGCAGGTGTTTCTTGCAATTCTTCTCACGTAATTAATGTTGCTGCAGGTGCTTCCGGCCCCATAACCGTTGTACTAGACGCAATACCAGGTGATAATATGGTAGGATTACAGAATAGTTTGATGGGTGAAATTCTTAATAACACAGGTGTGGGTCCCTTTACTTATGTATTCGGATTAGGTGATGGCCGAACAATAACAAAAATTAGTGATTTCAATACAGTTTGGACAGATCAGTTTACGTATAATAATATTGGTACTTATATGGCATCATTAACCGTTACAGATTCTGAAGGTGAAGTAGGCATTGCGCAGCAAGTTCCAATAACAATAGTTAATGAACCGATAAAATCCGAACCCCTTGAAAATATTGGTATAGAATTTATTGGCTGTACAATTATACCTGTTGGTGGCACAGTGTTTTTTGAACATACAACTTCGCCATCACACTTGGTTGGATATAATGAGTGGTATTGGGAATTTAACATCACTGGACCAGGATATGTTGATCAATTTAATTATTTCATACCTATAGTAAGTCATACATATAAGACAAAAGGAATAAAAACCGTTAGATACCTTGTTTGTAATAAAACAAGGGGTTGTCATGATGATGAAATTCAGTGGAGGTACCCAATTGTTGTCGACTGCAATGAAACCTTAACCCAAAGTACAATAAACAATGCTGTAAGAAGCAATTGGGACAATGTTAACCGCTATTGGACGGGGAACTTTGATTTAACTTCTCTTTCAGGTATACCCAGCTATAATAGTGCGAAAATTGAGTTAAAGGCATGTCATAGTGTAAGTTTAAAACCTGGGTTTAATTCGAAACCAACTGCTGGCAACTATTTAAGAATTAATGCAAACGATCCTTGTCTAACAGGCGGTAATATACCAATTCCAACTACCAAGGAGGCAGTAGAGGAGGTTATTCCTTCACCTATGGCAGACAGGCTTATGCAGAGTATAAAGGTTTATCCCAACCCATCGAATGGCCATTTTAATATCGAGTTTTCGAATGTAGAAGAAATAGCTCATTTCGAAATTTATAACTCTCTAGGTCAAAGGATTTACTCTCAAAGACCTGGTAATAGGATAGAAGTAGTTGATTTAAATGCCCAAGAGGGCTTATACATTATCAGAACCATAACCACCGACAATAGGGTAGAAAATTTTAAAATAGTAATTCAGAAATAATTAAAATTGAAGGGCGTCCAAAAAATGGATGCCCTTTTTTTATCTCTTCGGCTAATTTGAAAGCTTCCCCTAATTAGTAGCATTTAAAATTAAACTTTTTAAATTAATGTTTATGTCCTGTTGAAATGTGGGAAACTTTGTTGGGCCTTGTGGGCGGTGAAGTTTTCCATATTTCAATAGGAATGATACCGGAGTGTGGTACATCAGCGAACTATGGGGTCGCTCATTATTGTAAGACCATAGCCATGCATTTGAGATTAGTTGTGCCTGTCGGATGTTTTCAAATAGGTAACTATCCAGAACTTCTTCACGATAGCTTCTGTTGAATCGCTCTACATAACCATTTCTATGCGGTTTTCCTTTGGGAATAAACTTGAGTTTTATATTCTTATCGTTTGCCCAGTCTTCCATAGCCTGGGCGATAAATTCCGGCCCATTATCAACCCTTATGTGTTCGGGTTTGCCTCTCCAGTCGATTAATCGTTCCAGTTCCCTGATTACCCGCAGACT
It contains:
- a CDS encoding T9SS type A sorting domain-containing protein produces the protein MNKLLIIVFLYSFSLINAQSYVWPFESENTQAQVVGTIGEYRYSSSSGAHRYHRGIDLTNGNDLNVYSINTGNVSFVNGDDVWDAWTSYVLIGDLKYIHTKPIDGIRLGIITQVNSINEHISEMLTEGIEEHLHLEDNSINFLNQHLTPYIDTQVPIIEYAALPYGFAIYQNGIIKTSTDYAIKEFNIRKTINSVLYLTVYNKIDIAAHIKDYRVLSNGGGTTGQTAPYKMKYELKQNGVLLTEQSITFNQIPNNSTAIYAFHPQSVSPGSPSIHMLTCSPFTTPNDRYLNTNLKTGTTETWPANATLDALNITEAAYKDGLYVLGITGYDVDFNDSPNNSIFLPCNLLIDNYLPYIEKIVVKKNDINGAIVYEGQWTWNVSALILSTSTPNSIVEGEALWIKIYTSEPMANVELNAFGITTNNATPVANTNNKEWTFGIASNSVTTGSKTIAITSNSKDLAGNGLWGFAAGTTSVAGTQIPKHQSNGSWSPTATTNNDNVHQIIVQSAQTVMPSNVQATTTLPDKITVTWNSVSGATHYKVFRNSVNNSGSATDLSGWITTTTYNDLSATAGSTYYYWVKAAKSSSGSMESPFSASATGLVFSPCGVSFTSNQVGYNSGSYQVEFESSAVGDIVSWRWSFGDGNTIIETDPITTHYYNNTGNYTVTLNAINNAGVSCNSSHVINVAAGASGPITVVLDAIPGDNMVGLQNSLMGEILNNTGVGPFTYVFGLGDGRTITKISDFNTVWTDQFTYNNIGTYMASLTVTDSEGEVGIAQQVPITIVNEPIKSEPLENIGIEFIGCTIIPVGGTVFFEHTTSPSHLVGYNEWYWEFNITGPGYVDQFNYFIPIVSHTYKTKGIKTVRYLVCNKTRGCHDDEIQWRYPIVVDCNETLTQSTINNAVRSNWDNVNRYWTGNFDLTSLSGIPSYNSAKIELKACHSVSLKPGFNSKPTAGNYLRINANDPCLTGGNIPIPTTKEAVEEVIPSPMADRLMQSIKVYPNPSNGHFNIEFSNVEEIAHFEIYNSLGQRIYSQRPGNRIEVVDLNAQEGLYIIRTITTDNRVENFKIVIQK